One segment of Cydia splendana chromosome 22, ilCydSple1.2, whole genome shotgun sequence DNA contains the following:
- the LOC134801467 gene encoding facilitated trehalose transporter Tret1-2 homolog yields MAPKREEITEDQETKKEDTADKDADTEDKEAENPDKDKVIKEDNPDIEKVIKEDNPDQEKETPETDKIPDPDMVGKLSNYYQNLKHDSATGLALDSNKNVTSKEETLLEDSRTVVRFSPVWKQTIAASASILITFISGLTSGYSAILLPQLKAEDGAIPWDPTTQSWIAAMAALPMAPGCLISGWMMEKFGRRTSQYIICAPLLLGWILIASATNLPLLLAGRFLTGICVGLCGPLCPVYIGETTEPKYRGFFLAGVSLAIAVGLIAAHVLGTFLTWQWTANICCLFPILAVLLLTLIPESPTWLISKGRIEEGVKAYGWLRGHSEEANAELRGILDKQKAADSEPALDWKEKLIALKSPELLKPLFIMVFFFIVCQLSGVNAVAFYSIDIMEKAVGTGMDHYVAMLVIDIVRVIMSVFACVACRRFGRRPLCFISGILTALSMIGLSMYLFATEGTQIKMSWIPLSCLMIYICAISIGLVPLPWIMCGEVFPTKVRGLGSGISSATTFTAFFAVVKTAPGMMQHLGEVITFLSYGVVALVGTGVLYFILPETKGKSLQEIEEEFKYGKKSVHKI; encoded by the exons ATGGCGCCAAAGAGAGAAGAGATCACAGAAGATCAAGAAACAAAAAAAGAAGACACAGCAGACAAAGACGCGGACACAGAAGACAAAGAAGCAGAGAATCCCGATAAAGATAAAGTTATTAAAGAAGATAATCCCGACATAGAAAAAGTTATTAAAGAAGATAATCCTGACCAAGAAAAAGAAACGCCCGAAACTGATAAAATACCCGACCCAGATATGGTTGGAAAGCTGTCAAATTATTACCAGAATTTGAAGCATGATTCGGCCACAGGACTAGCGCTAGATAGTAATAAGAATGTAACCTCAAAAGAAGAAACCCTCCTGGAGGACTCCAGGACTGTTGTGCGGTTTTCACCAGTATGGAAACAG ACAATAGCAGCATCGGCTTCAATCCTCATCACATTTATCTCCGGTCTGACGTCAGGGTATTCCGCCATCTTGCTGCCCCAGCTTAAAGCAGAGGATGGCGCCATCCCGTGGGATCCTACCACACAGTCTTGGATAG CTGCAATGGCTGCGCTCCCAATGGCGCCTGGTTGTCTGATCTCCGGTTGGATGATGGAGAAATTTGGTCGCCGCACCTCTCAGTACATCATCTGCGCCCCTCTCCTCCTCGGCTGGATTCTCATCGCCTCGGCCACCAACCTCCCTCTCCTCCTAGCTGGCAGATTCCTCACTGGCATCTGCGTCGGACTCTGTGGCCCACTCTGCCCCGTTTACATTGGGGAAACCACAGAACCTAAATACAGAGGCTTCTTTCTAGCTGGTGTCTCCCTAGCTATAGCTGTAGGACTCATAGCGGCACATGTATTAGGAACTTTCCTGACTTGGCAATGGACAGCTAACATATGCTGCCTCTTCCCTATCCTGGCAGTTCTACTTCTAACTTTAATCCCTGAGAGTCCTACATGGCTGATCTCAAAGGGGAGAATAGAAGAAGGTGTGAAGGCCTATGGTTGGCTTAGAGGTCATAGCGAAGAAGCGAATGCTGAGCTTAGAGGGATTTTGGATAAGCAAAAAGCGGCTGATTCAGAGCCTGCTCTGGATTGGAAAGAAAAACTAATAGCGCTTAAAAGTCCGGAGCTGTTAAAACCGTTGTTTATAATGGTATTCTTTTTCATAGTCTGTCAATTGTCAGGAGTTAACGCCGTTGCGTTCTATTCTATAGATATAATGGAGAAGGCAGTTGGTACCGGCATGGATCACTACGTGGCCATGCTGGTGATAGATATAGTTAGAGTAATCATGTCAGTGTTCGCCTGCGTGGCTTGCCGCCGCTTCGGCAGACGGCCCTTATGCTTCATCAGTGGTATACTCACCGCATTATCAATGATCGGGCTCTCTATGTACTTATTTGCAACTGAAGGTACGCAGATTAAAATGTCTTGGATACCTTTGTCCTGTCTCATGATATATATCTGTGCGATCTCTATTGGTCTGGTGCCTTTACCATGGATCATGTGTGGGGAGGTGTTCCCTACTAAAGTTCGGGGTTTGGGCTCTGGTATTAGCTCTGCGACAACTTTCACCGCTTTCTTCGCGGTGGTAAAGACCGCTCCAGGTATGATGCAGCATTTAGGAGAAGTTATTACCTTCCTTAGCTATGGTGTTGTAGCATTAGTTGGCACTGGAGTCCTCTACTTCATTCTCCCAGAAACGAAAGGGAAGAGCTTACAAGAAATTGAAGAAGAATTCAAATATGGCAAGAAGAGTGTTCACAAAATATga